Proteins encoded within one genomic window of Carassius carassius chromosome 22, fCarCar2.1, whole genome shotgun sequence:
- the LOC132098741 gene encoding transcription factor EC-like isoform X5 translates to MRNGHMPPVSDSSTPGSPVTLLTLANNHDSEFPMDEVIDDLISLETGFKDGGLDCMEPGIIMQNNVSLNNIMQEVYGVDQELDTRVLAKERQKKNNHNLIERRRRYNINYRIKELGTLIPKSNDPDMRWNKGTILKASVEYIKWLQKEQQHARDLESRQKKLEQANRRLLLRIQELEIQARAHGLPSMAASMGAVEHSSHLLKQQQQHQMVTPAPQSTQAPPQPGQPLVYPQEDMSNPEYTQRAPLPAAMVEQTDGSNTYSDPLSHFTDFFCSTLKEEHRLDEILMDDPLSPFGTDPLLSAGSPTASKESSRRSSFSSEEADEL, encoded by the exons ATGCGCAACGGACACATGCCACCTGTGAGCGACAGTAGCACTCCAGGAAGCCCTGTCACCCTGCTCACGCTGGCCAACAATCACGACAGTGAG TTTCCAATGGATGAAGTTATTGATGATCTTATTAGCCTTGAAACCGGGTTCAAAGATGGGGGTTTGGATTGTATGGAGCCAGGCatcataatgcaaaataat GTATCCCTGAACAACATCATGCAGGAGGTGTACGGCGTTGACCAAG AACTCGACACCAGAGTCCTGGctaaagaaagacagaaaaaaaacaaccacaatcTAA TTGAAAGACGACGGCGATACAACATCAACTACAGGATCAAGGAGCTCGGTACGCTGATACCGAAGTCAAATGACCC TGATATGCGCTGGAACAAAGGGACAATCCTCAAGGCCTCGGTGGAATACATTAAGTGGCTCCAGAAAGAGCAGCAGCACGCCCGTGATCTCGAGAGCCGACAGAAGAAACTAGAACAGGCCAACAGAAGACTCCTGCTACGAATCCAG GAATTGGAAATCCAGGCTCGTGCTCATGGTTTGCCCAGTATGGCTGCTTCTATGGGAGCTGTTGAACATTCATCACACCTTCTAAAGCAACAACAGCAGCACCAGATGGTCACACCGGCCCCTCAGAGCACCCAGGCCCCGCCACAGCCAGGCCAGCCACTCGTCTATCCTCAGGAGGACATGAGCAACCCAGAATACACCCAGCGGGCACCCTTACCAGCAGCCATGGTTGAACAGACTGACGGCTCCAACACATACTCCGATCCTCTCTCCCACTTCACTGACTTCTTCTGCAGCACATTGAAAGAAGAGCACCGGCTGGACGAGATTTTGATGGACGACCCTCTCTCGCCCTTTGGGACCGACCCGCTCCTCTCTGCCGGATCGCCCACGGCGTCCAAAGAGAGCAGCCGCAGGAGCAGCTTCAGCTCAGAGGAAGCAGATGAGCTCTGA
- the LOC132098741 gene encoding transcription factor EC-like isoform X3: MPHLTDCSFYKMRDGARVSSVQNCLENSKYHLHQTQAQQVKQYLTLGSKLASQPHSVGHPHSGQALGSVPVMRNGHMPPVSDSSTPGSPVTLLTLANNHDSEFPMDEVIDDLISLETGFKDGGLDCMEPGIIMQNNVSLNNIMQEVYGVDQELDTRVLAKERQKKNNHNLIERRRRYNINYRIKELGTLIPKSNDPDMRWNKGTILKASVEYIKWLQKEQQHARDLESRQKKLEQANRRLLLRIQELEIQARAHGLPSMAASMGAVEHSSHLLKQQQQHQMVTPAPQSTQAPPQPGQPLVYPQEDMSNPEYTQRAPLPAAMVEQTDGSNTYSDPLSHFTDFFCSTLKEEHRLDEILMDDPLSPFGTDPLLSAGSPTASKESSRRSSFSSEEADEL, encoded by the exons ATGCCACATTTAACTGACTGTAGTTTCTACAAGATGAGAGACGGAGCTCGAGTTTCCAGC gttCAGAATTGCCTGGAGAACTCCAAGTACCACCTCCACCAGACTCAGGCCCAGCAGGTCAAGCAATACCTAACTTTGGGCAGCAAACTTGCTAGCCAGCCCCACTCGGTTGGCCATCCTCACTCGGGCCAAGCCCTGGGATCGGTGCCAGTCATGCGCAACGGACACATGCCACCTGTGAGCGACAGTAGCACTCCAGGAAGCCCTGTCACCCTGCTCACGCTGGCCAACAATCACGACAGTGAG TTTCCAATGGATGAAGTTATTGATGATCTTATTAGCCTTGAAACCGGGTTCAAAGATGGGGGTTTGGATTGTATGGAGCCAGGCatcataatgcaaaataat GTATCCCTGAACAACATCATGCAGGAGGTGTACGGCGTTGACCAAG AACTCGACACCAGAGTCCTGGctaaagaaagacagaaaaaaaacaaccacaatcTAA TTGAAAGACGACGGCGATACAACATCAACTACAGGATCAAGGAGCTCGGTACGCTGATACCGAAGTCAAATGACCC TGATATGCGCTGGAACAAAGGGACAATCCTCAAGGCCTCGGTGGAATACATTAAGTGGCTCCAGAAAGAGCAGCAGCACGCCCGTGATCTCGAGAGCCGACAGAAGAAACTAGAACAGGCCAACAGAAGACTCCTGCTACGAATCCAG GAATTGGAAATCCAGGCTCGTGCTCATGGTTTGCCCAGTATGGCTGCTTCTATGGGAGCTGTTGAACATTCATCACACCTTCTAAAGCAACAACAGCAGCACCAGATGGTCACACCGGCCCCTCAGAGCACCCAGGCCCCGCCACAGCCAGGCCAGCCACTCGTCTATCCTCAGGAGGACATGAGCAACCCAGAATACACCCAGCGGGCACCCTTACCAGCAGCCATGGTTGAACAGACTGACGGCTCCAACACATACTCCGATCCTCTCTCCCACTTCACTGACTTCTTCTGCAGCACATTGAAAGAAGAGCACCGGCTGGACGAGATTTTGATGGACGACCCTCTCTCGCCCTTTGGGACCGACCCGCTCCTCTCTGCCGGATCGCCCACGGCGTCCAAAGAGAGCAGCCGCAGGAGCAGCTTCAGCTCAGAGGAAGCAGATGAGCTCTGA
- the LOC132098741 gene encoding transcription factor EC-like isoform X4 — translation MSGCCVVKLISITEIQLLPVQNCLENSKYHLHQTQAQQVKQYLTLGSKLASQPHSVGHPHSGQALGSVPVMRNGHMPPVSDSSTPGSPVTLLTLANNHDSEFPMDEVIDDLISLETGFKDGGLDCMEPGIIMQNNVSLNNIMQEVYGVDQELDTRVLAKERQKKNNHNLIERRRRYNINYRIKELGTLIPKSNDPDMRWNKGTILKASVEYIKWLQKEQQHARDLESRQKKLEQANRRLLLRIQELEIQARAHGLPSMAASMGAVEHSSHLLKQQQQHQMVTPAPQSTQAPPQPGQPLVYPQEDMSNPEYTQRAPLPAAMVEQTDGSNTYSDPLSHFTDFFCSTLKEEHRLDEILMDDPLSPFGTDPLLSAGSPTASKESSRRSSFSSEEADEL, via the exons gttCAGAATTGCCTGGAGAACTCCAAGTACCACCTCCACCAGACTCAGGCCCAGCAGGTCAAGCAATACCTAACTTTGGGCAGCAAACTTGCTAGCCAGCCCCACTCGGTTGGCCATCCTCACTCGGGCCAAGCCCTGGGATCGGTGCCAGTCATGCGCAACGGACACATGCCACCTGTGAGCGACAGTAGCACTCCAGGAAGCCCTGTCACCCTGCTCACGCTGGCCAACAATCACGACAGTGAG TTTCCAATGGATGAAGTTATTGATGATCTTATTAGCCTTGAAACCGGGTTCAAAGATGGGGGTTTGGATTGTATGGAGCCAGGCatcataatgcaaaataat GTATCCCTGAACAACATCATGCAGGAGGTGTACGGCGTTGACCAAG AACTCGACACCAGAGTCCTGGctaaagaaagacagaaaaaaaacaaccacaatcTAA TTGAAAGACGACGGCGATACAACATCAACTACAGGATCAAGGAGCTCGGTACGCTGATACCGAAGTCAAATGACCC TGATATGCGCTGGAACAAAGGGACAATCCTCAAGGCCTCGGTGGAATACATTAAGTGGCTCCAGAAAGAGCAGCAGCACGCCCGTGATCTCGAGAGCCGACAGAAGAAACTAGAACAGGCCAACAGAAGACTCCTGCTACGAATCCAG GAATTGGAAATCCAGGCTCGTGCTCATGGTTTGCCCAGTATGGCTGCTTCTATGGGAGCTGTTGAACATTCATCACACCTTCTAAAGCAACAACAGCAGCACCAGATGGTCACACCGGCCCCTCAGAGCACCCAGGCCCCGCCACAGCCAGGCCAGCCACTCGTCTATCCTCAGGAGGACATGAGCAACCCAGAATACACCCAGCGGGCACCCTTACCAGCAGCCATGGTTGAACAGACTGACGGCTCCAACACATACTCCGATCCTCTCTCCCACTTCACTGACTTCTTCTGCAGCACATTGAAAGAAGAGCACCGGCTGGACGAGATTTTGATGGACGACCCTCTCTCGCCCTTTGGGACCGACCCGCTCCTCTCTGCCGGATCGCCCACGGCGTCCAAAGAGAGCAGCCGCAGGAGCAGCTTCAGCTCAGAGGAAGCAGATGAGCTCTGA